One Deinococcus hopiensis KR-140 genomic window, GGGTGAATGGGAGACCCTGGTCGCGCATGGCACAGAGAACCGCTTCTGGCCATCCGAGGATGCGGAGCTTGTTCTTGGCAAACGATTCCCACGTTTCGCTCAGCGGCGTAAAGAGACGCGTCAGAGTTTCATGATCCGCTCCAGCCTGCTGCGCTCGAAGTTCCAGGAGACGTGCACGCGCCCCTTCTCGGTCAAGGCCGAGGGCCAGGGCCACCAGATCGAGTTTGGCGTCCACCTCGTCGATGACATTCAGATTTTCACGCTGAAGATTCTCGATTAAGGCAGCGGCCCGGGCCTCCTCGTCGGTCAGCGTCCGGACGATAACCGGGACCTCCGTCAGTCCTGCGATCTGCGCTGCGCGCCAGCGCCGCTCTCCAGCGACAATCTCGTGCCCACCCTCCACCGGCCGTATCAGGAGGGGTTGCAAGACCCCCTGTTCCTGCAGGCTCTGGGCCAGAGCCGTAAGGGCTGCATCGTCGAAGGTGCGGCGGGGTTGATGACGGCCAGGCGTGAGCTCGGCCACGGGAAGGACAGCAATGTGTTGGGCCTGGCTGAGGCTGGCGCTGGCACCAAGCAGTTCCAGGTCCTTGGGCCGGATCGGGGGGCGTTTGCGGATCATGCGGGGACCTGGTAGGTGAGTCCCGCCGCTTGGGCGACCTCACCCGTCGCGCGAATCACGTCTTGATGGACGGGAGAACCCGGAGCGTACACCCCGACTGGTTCGCCCGCGGTGGCGCTGTCCAGCCACACCGCCTCACGCTGCGGAATGGGCGAGGCGAGGGGGCGCAGGTTGTCCTTGAGGACCTGCAGGAACTCGCGGTCATGGTTGCGGCGATCCGAGTAGAAGGTAGGAATGTAAAGCGCCACGTTCAGGTCAGGCCGGATCCTGCGGTGGACGGTCAT contains:
- a CDS encoding ParB/RepB/Spo0J family partition protein, with product MIRKRPPIRPKDLELLGASASLSQAQHIAVLPVAELTPGRHQPRRTFDDAALTALAQSLQEQGVLQPLLIRPVEGGHEIVAGERRWRAAQIAGLTEVPVIVRTLTDEEARAAALIENLQRENLNVIDEVDAKLDLVALALGLDREGARARLLELRAQQAGADHETLTRLFTPLSETWESFAKNKLRILGWPEAVLCAMRDQGLPFTHAGVIAAAPAEHHSALLQLAGGGASRAELQAEVARLKAKAAQAPAPYMQRALEVSRRLGSRRLLGSLKPLEARALERWLDKMPESVRQLLEGAEGTEK